CTGAACCGCTGGTCAATGGCACAAGTCTTTATCTCACAACAGGCCAGTCATGGCCATTCTATCAGGGGTATTCCTTTAACCTGATGAGCGTAAGCAAAAGTGGAAACAAAGCATGGGTGCAGTTGAAACTGAATGATACGGTTGTAAAGTCAGCCGTACTTTCCCGTGATGAAGTGTTTTATTATAACTCTACTACTCACTATAATTTATCGAATTATTCTCTTGAGACCTTGCAGTTAAGCCTCAGGGTATCCGGCTTATATACAGGGGAAGTAGCCGATATTGTGACTTTTTCGCAGGTATACCAATATTACGACCCTGCCCTGCCAGAACCAACCCCTACACCTACACCATACCCTGGTAATTCCAATAATTCCAGCGTGACACCTACAACTACGAGCACGGACGGCTCAGGCATACCGGGGTTCAATATCCTTTTAACAACAATCATACTGGGCATTTGGAGTATTTTCCTGCGCAGGTCACACGAAGGATTTTAAGAAATGTAATATATCATAACAGGAATTTGTCATGAAGATACAGAACAGGGTTCTCGAATAATGTGATGCCTATGAAAACTTTGAATAAACAAGGGTATTTGGATAAAATAAGGCCATACATCGAGATGTTGCGGCCTGAGATAGCTGATATGGACCTTGCGCTCCCGGCAGCAAGTGCGCTGCTGGCAACCTATTACCTAAGCGGAGGACTTCCCGACATTTTTCTCTTCATGGTGGCAGTGGCAGGTGCATATTTTGCCATTACCAGTTCGTATGTCCTCAATGATTACTGTGATGTGGATATTGATCAGATAAACCTTCCCAAGCGCCCGCTCCCGTCATCACGCATAAAACAAAAAAGTGCACTTCTCTATGCCGTAGTGCTGGCAATAGTGGCAGGAACCGTTGCCGCATTCCTGAACCTGGAGTCACTGGTGGTCTTTATCATCGCAGCCGGTATCATCACATTCTACTCGGCCATAGCAAAGCGTTCAACATTCCTGAGCTTTGTGCCGGTGGGAATATCGTATGGATTAGTACCTATCGGTGTATGGCTGGCATTTGATCCGGCCGGCATCCTTAAACCTGATATTGATAACCAGGTACTGCCACTGCCTGCAATATTCCTGGGTATTATGATGTGCGTGACCGACTGGGGTTTTACGTTAAGCGGCGTGGCACGCGATGTGGAAGGTGACCGGGCAAAAGGCGCCCCGACAACCCCGGTAACCTTTGGCGTGCCTCTTACTTCAAAATTCGTGTTCGTTTGCTGGGTACTCGGTGTTATCGCTTCACTCGTTATTGGATACACTGCCCGTCTGGGTCCGGTTTATTTTACAGGCGCCCTGCTTGGCGGAGGCTGGATATTATGGCAATCAATGGATTTTATCAGGAATCCGGAACCGAAACGAGGCGGAGAATTGTTCCTGCAGGGTTCCAGGTACCGGGGTGTCATGTTCGGTTCTTTGATAGTGGATGTGCTGCTCCTGATATTCATAAAGTCTACAGGCTATCCTTTCATATGGTAATACGGAGTTGTTCAGGTGAATAGACATACCGATGCCGATATAGTGGTAATCGGTGCCAGCCCTGCCGGGATAATGGCAGCCAGGGAGGCAGCACGAAGAGGCGCATCGGTCATCCTGGTGGATGCTAAAGAGGATATGGGAATACCACCCCATCCTGCAAATACTTTTTTCAGGTTCATGATGGAGCGTAGCAGTGAACCGATCCTGGATGAGTATGTGGTGAACAGGTTAAAGGGTATGAAGATCATCTCACCCTCCGGTATTGCTGTGGATATTGAGACTCCTGGATATTTTATTGACAGGGGGTTATTTGACCGTCATTACCAGGAAGAACTGGCAGGAACGGGTGTGGATATGAGGATGGGAGTTGAGGTACTGGCCGTGATACCTTCAGGCGGAGTGTTTACATTAAGCACGTCTGGTGGCCTCCTGGTAACCAGGCTGGTGATTGCGGCCGATGGCATTGAGTCAAAGACCGCGGCGCGGATGGGCCTTAATACCACCCGCTATCCTGGCGATATTGCCTGGGCCATGGAAGCCGAGGTCCGGGCGCCCGGAATCGGTGAACCTGACATGTTCGAATATTATATCGGGAGGCATTCACCGGGCTGGAAATCCACCTACTCCCCTGCCGGTGGCGACCGGGCCACGCTGGGTGTGTATGTGAGGCGACAGGGAAGGGATGTATCTGCTTTTTTTGACAGATGGCTTAAACGGTTTGCAACAATGAAAGGATATAGTGTTGGTGACATCGAGATAAAATCCAGGTTCACGGGCGGCGACCCAATAGCTACAGTGCCAAAACAGCTTGTTGCTGACGGGTTCATGGTAACAGGGGGCGCAGCGGGCCAGAGCGGTATCGGTTATGGTATGCGTGCCGGGCAGATATGCGGTGAGGTGGCTGCCGCAGCAGTGAATGAGAATGATCTTTCGAAACAGAGATTGAAGGAATACCAGAAACGCTGGAAAGGTGAGTTTGCCAGTGAGTACTGGATGGGAAGGATGGGCCTTGAACTGGTTCGCAAGATGACCGATAAGGAGATCGATACCATGGTGTCGGTGTTCGCCGGGCGCGACCTGTCATCGCTAAGCGGTACACCAATGGTGCAGGGTGTGAAGACCGGGTTGTTCGTGGCGCGTCATAAACCGGCGGCGCTGTGGGCATACAGGGCACTGTTGAGGCGGAAATAAACGGGCCTGTTTCGATTAGCAATAAAACAAACATGCAAAATGCCTTTAAAAACCACAATGATGAACGTATGTATATCCCAACGGTAAAACTCAAGAATTACTAATTCCTCATTGCCCTACAACCAGGTTTAAGTATCATGGTATTTCAATCAGGTATACCCATATCAGGATCGTGATATCAATGAACCTGCGTGAAATCCTGCACAAACACAAGGAATCTTTTCAAGACAAACTGCTGGAATCCCTTTCCCAGAAACATTCCATACCAACTGAAGAGGTCATGAAGCAGTTCGGTGATAACATTAACATCCTGGTCAACTCAAAGTACGCTCCGCTTGAGCAGGTAGCAGACGATATTTGTGCCGTCAAAAACCCTGTTGTGCTAAACATCAGGCGTGCCAGGCAGCGCGAAGATACATGCAAGATATGCGAGTCCAACGAGCCAAACATCCGGGCCCTTGACCAGATGCACGGTACTACCATATCCATATTTGAGATAAGCGAAGATAGTGCCGCAGGTTCTCTGTACCATGTGCTGTTCAAAGGTGCACCCGACGAGGACAAGAAACTGCCCCTGACCGCGATCATACACAACGGTGACGTTAAACGGGTCTGGGCCGGCAAGTCTGTGGAACCTTCTGTCTATTCAGGACTGATACGAAAAGCTCTGGCCTGAAAACCACAATCAGGACGTCTTTCATCCTTTATTTTGTTATTTCTGCCCTAGCCTATATTCGGGTCATATCCTTGAAATTCGTAATTGTTGAAATCGGATGTATGGATATATCTATTCCATTCTCGTCCACTGCTACCAGGCTATTTACCCCTGCATACAGGGAAATTCCTATCTTACCCGTATTTATGGGACCCCCAAGAACTGAAGCACCGGGTTGGCCAATTTCTATAACCCCGGAAATATCGATCCCTCTGGCTTTCTCAAGTACTTCAATTGCATAGTCCCTGGCTGAAACCGGTATCTCCCGAAGGTTTGCCAGCAACTTGCCACTACCGGTATCCAATGTTTGCATGACTGAAGTCATTCTTTTGTTAATAAAGATCTTCATGGGGTCAATGGTCGTACCGTTATACAGTATCAGGTCTGAGAAACGAACGGGCCTGGTATCCCGGACCTGAACCAGTCCCCCGTATTTCGTGTTCACAGGAATGCCGCTATGTGCCAGTATACCATCGATGGTAATACTGCATACCGTGGCAATTCCCACCTTATTCACAGGTATCTTTATGTCCTGGCTGTCCTCTTCCAGAATCCTGACATATGGGCTTATTGAATATGGACTGTTACACAGGGCTGCAATGATATCGATAGCCTCGTCAAAATCATCCTTGTCTACGAACGCGGTATTTACTATTACATTACCCTCGCCGGTATTTACATCAACATCTGTATTATAGACAAGTTCATCAATTGTCGTAATAACGAATCCGACCCTGTGCCCTATCAGGCCGTCCTCAAGTTCCCGGATGCCGTCTTCAGTAATTACCCGGCCTGAATAACCTTCCCTGGAAGTAAGCCCTCTCTCGTCCAGTATCCTCAGATGGTACCTGACCCCTCTCTCCCCTATCTTATATCCTCGCTCCCTCATCTTATCAGCGATGATACGTGCACCAATAGCGCTGTCACTCTCGTTTATAATACGCAGTATCTCGGTAAGCTTTCTCTGTACCTGGGGGTCCGTATTGGAAGATATCATATAGTTTTTTCAACCTGTTTTACATTATATTGATATAACGCTGGATCTCCCAGTCATGCACCTGCACCCTGTATGCATCCCACTCGGTCCGGCCCAGCCTTAAAAAGTTATTGAGAACATGGGAGCCCAGAGCATTCATTATAATTTCATCCTGTTCCAGTTCGTTGAGTGCATCCCTGAGAGTGCCGGGGAGTGATCTGATATTCCGGTGCTCACGTTCTTTTTCATCCATTTCATATATATTATCACCCACGGGTTCACCGGGATCTATCTGGTTCCTGATGCCGTCAAGACCTGCTGAAAGTATGACCGCGAAGGCGAGATACGGGTTACACGACGGGTCAGGACTGCGTAGTTCTATCCTGGTACTGGAACCCCGGGCTGCAGGTATCCTGATGAGCGAACTCCGGTTTGCGCCTGACCATGAGACATATACCGGGGCCTCATATCCTGGCACCAATCGCTTATATGAATTGACCGTGGGATTGGTGACAGCCGTTATGGCATTAATATGTTTCAGCACCCCACCAATGAAATATTTCAGGATATCACTGATACCATGTTCATTGTCCGGGTCATAAAATGCGTTCTTGCCATCCTTGAACAGGGAAATATTAACGTGCATACCGCTCCCGTTCTCACCGAACAGGGGTTTTGGCATAAATGTAGCATGAAGTCCCATATTATTGGCAATGGTCCTGGTCACATACTTGAATGTCAGCACATTATCAGCTGTTATCAGGGCATCCCCATATTTGAAATCGATCTCATGCTGGCCGGATGCCACTTCATGGTGGGATGCTTCGATCTCGAACCCCATACCTTCCAGGGCAATGACTATCTCCCTTCGGATATTCTCTGCCAGGTCAACCGGACCAAAATCGAAATACCCTGCATTATCGTGAGGTATTGTCGTTGCACGTCCTTCATGTTTTTCGAACAGGAAGAATTCCAGTTCAGGGCCGGTATTCATCTTAAAACCCAGGGACGCAGCATCTTCAATGACCCGTCTCAGTACATACCTGGGGTCGCCCTGAAAAGGTTCGCCACCGGGCTGGTACACATCACATATCATCCTGGCTATTGAACCACCATTATTACGCCATGGTAACAGCTGGAACGTATTCAGGTCAGGTTTTAACACCATGTCAGACTCTTCGATACGGACAAACCCTTCGACTGAAGAGCCGTCAAAGGATATTCCATGGCCCATTGCTTTTTCAATCTGGGATACGGGTATGGCTACATTCTTGACTATACCCTGGATATCCACAAACTGCAGTCTTACGAACCTGACATCTTTTTCCTTTATCTTTTTTAGAATATCCTCATTTGAAGTCATAATTTCACCTATTGTACGGGATGTTATGATTTTTTGAAATAATGATGTGTGACCGATAATTAAAGGTTTGGCTTTTCAGTGTGGGATTGCATTTTACACTCTGCGCAGTACCCCTATCCTGGGCTCATAGCACCGACCTTCTGACATCAATCCTTTTAAAGCATCGTCCACCTGTTCCCCGGACAGCCCGATTTGTCCTGACCGGTCTGTGAGTTCGGATACAGGTACGCCCCTTCCCTTATCCAGACTCCCCAGTAGTTCATATACCAGCTCTTTGCCATCGGGTTGTGTTTCTTCCGGGGAGGTATTATCCCCGGTCGATGTAACATTTTCTTCAGCTGCCGGTATAGAATCTGTTGTCTGGATAGGATTGGTTTTCGGGATGGTTTTCGGGATGGTTTCCGGTGCTGGAATAACCACAATTGCTGTATCGGTATTTGCTTTGCTCAGTGTACCTGCTGTTACACCTGTATTTGATGCGTCAGGCAGCAGTGTCTTCAGGGAATCAATTATTATACCGGACAGGGTATCAAGGTATTCTTTCAGGTCAGGGTAGTGTTCAATGGCCCTGGTAATACCATCGGCAAGTTCGGCACTGGCACCCGATCGTACCAGCATTTCAACGAGTTGTGTACCTTTTAATCCTGATTCCAGCGCACTCCTCGCAAACCGTATCCTCTCAAAGGTCAGCCGGGCAGTTTCCACGATCCACCTGTCCCTTACCTGGCTGTCGACCTTGTTCAGTTCCTCGGGCCTGACCGATGTGTATATGGTCCCTTCCTCTGGCTCATAGGTCCGGGCCTTACCCACCATTGCAACGAAGGACGGTATTTCCAGTCCTGATAGGAACATGGCAGCTTCGGGCTGGTACTGTCCTGCATAGACCATGAATCCTCCCGTATGGTCAGATACCCTTCCTCTCCACATATCTTCGCCAGCGCCTATATTTTCAATCTCTGTCAGCACACCCACAAAGTACAGCCGATTTATCCTGGCGCCTGTGGGCGTGACCAGGTAATTGGGCGACCTCTCATCACCTTCGTGAAAAAAATGATGGGAATGATTGAACTCGTGTGCAAATACCCGCCAGGCCAGTTCCCTTTCGATCATGGGCTCTCTCCCTTGCCGGGAAGCTTTTGCCCGA
This genomic window from ANME-2 cluster archaeon contains:
- a CDS encoding UbiA family prenyltransferase, whose amino-acid sequence is MKTLNKQGYLDKIRPYIEMLRPEIADMDLALPAASALLATYYLSGGLPDIFLFMVAVAGAYFAITSSYVLNDYCDVDIDQINLPKRPLPSSRIKQKSALLYAVVLAIVAGTVAAFLNLESLVVFIIAAGIITFYSAIAKRSTFLSFVPVGISYGLVPIGVWLAFDPAGILKPDIDNQVLPLPAIFLGIMMCVTDWGFTLSGVARDVEGDRAKGAPTTPVTFGVPLTSKFVFVCWVLGVIASLVIGYTARLGPVYFTGALLGGGWILWQSMDFIRNPEPKRGGELFLQGSRYRGVMFGSLIVDVLLLIFIKSTGYPFIW
- a CDS encoding NAD(P)/FAD-dependent oxidoreductase, yielding MAAREAARRGASVILVDAKEDMGIPPHPANTFFRFMMERSSEPILDEYVVNRLKGMKIISPSGIAVDIETPGYFIDRGLFDRHYQEELAGTGVDMRMGVEVLAVIPSGGVFTLSTSGGLLVTRLVIAADGIESKTAARMGLNTTRYPGDIAWAMEAEVRAPGIGEPDMFEYYIGRHSPGWKSTYSPAGGDRATLGVYVRRQGRDVSAFFDRWLKRFATMKGYSVGDIEIKSRFTGGDPIATVPKQLVADGFMVTGGAAGQSGIGYGMRAGQICGEVAAAAVNENDLSKQRLKEYQKRWKGEFASEYWMGRMGLELVRKMTDKEIDTMVSVFAGRDLSSLSGTPMVQGVKTGLFVARHKPAALWAYRALLRRK
- a CDS encoding DUF128 domain-containing protein; the protein is MISSNTDPQVQRKLTEILRIINESDSAIGARIIADKMRERGYKIGERGVRYHLRILDERGLTSREGYSGRVITEDGIRELEDGLIGHRVGFVITTIDELVYNTDVDVNTGEGNVIVNTAFVDKDDFDEAIDIIAALCNSPYSISPYVRILEEDSQDIKIPVNKVGIATVCSITIDGILAHSGIPVNTKYGGLVQVRDTRPVRFSDLILYNGTTIDPMKIFINKRMTSVMQTLDTGSGKLLANLREIPVSARDYAIEVLEKARGIDISGVIEIGQPGASVLGGPINTGKIGISLYAGVNSLVAVDENGIDISIHPISTITNFKDMTRI
- the glnA gene encoding type I glutamate--ammonia ligase — its product is MTSNEDILKKIKEKDVRFVRLQFVDIQGIVKNVAIPVSQIEKAMGHGISFDGSSVEGFVRIEESDMVLKPDLNTFQLLPWRNNGGSIARMICDVYQPGGEPFQGDPRYVLRRVIEDAASLGFKMNTGPELEFFLFEKHEGRATTIPHDNAGYFDFGPVDLAENIRREIVIALEGMGFEIEASHHEVASGQHEIDFKYGDALITADNVLTFKYVTRTIANNMGLHATFMPKPLFGENGSGMHVNISLFKDGKNAFYDPDNEHGISDILKYFIGGVLKHINAITAVTNPTVNSYKRLVPGYEAPVYVSWSGANRSSLIRIPAARGSSTRIELRSPDPSCNPYLAFAVILSAGLDGIRNQIDPGEPVGDNIYEMDEKEREHRNIRSLPGTLRDALNELEQDEIIMNALGSHVLNNFLRLGRTEWDAYRVQVHDWEIQRYINIM